From the Glycine max cultivar Williams 82 chromosome 11, Glycine_max_v4.0, whole genome shotgun sequence genome, the window TTTTCCTCGAATCATTTTCTCAATCCTACGGAATTCTCACCTGGCAGGATCTGTTGGTAATAAGGACAAAGTGAACACCGCAGCAACAGCACCTAATTTGCCTAATGATCAAAATGGGAATCTAACGAACAATTGGGAAAAGATTATTGGTGATCAAGCCAACATTGGAACTGATAAAATATCTGGGATAGCGGGAAACATAATTTCTGCTATTTCAGGTATGTGCTGTCATCAAAGTTGGTAAAGGTGAAAGGTGCCCTTAAGGCACAGAGTTTaatgatttgaaaaaatatccACCAAAAAGCAGACttacaaaaaaaagtgttaaacaTTACAAAAATCAAAACAGTTAAATATTTGACTTTTTTGCATTAGTTTTCCATATAAATTAACTGTTCAAGCATAAAATTCACAGTAAAAATAAAAGGTTATGATGCTCAATTTACAAGTCCTTAAGATGCTTGTTGGTAAGATCCCCAAATTCTTACTCCTTAGTATCACAGCTGGCAAGTTACATGGCTGGTTTTAGAGAATTTTAGTTGTTATCCAGAAAGGCACTTCTACAAGAGGCACTAACCCCTTCTAGCTTCCTTCCTTAGGTGCATCTTTTTGGTGCCTTTTTAAGTACTGGGAGGATAAGAATCCGTACTTTTCAGTATATTTGTCACTCATGTTTGTAGCAAATTCTAATTTGTTTAATAGTAGTATTTGTTACTGGTTATAACTTAATAATAAGAAAGAATGCCTGATAGTTCTGCAGGCTGTTTTTCTAAACACAGGCTCTGAAATTTTAAGCATGTCCTTTCTGTTTAAGGAaggaaatttattgaaaatatcaaGTTCTTCATTTTTGTGCATAACTGAAATGTATTTGTCGATTTTCCTGCAGGCCAGGCTGACCAAGGGccatttaatcatttattactTCAATCAGATGAAAATAGACCTAGCATGGACCAAAATCCTTCTCCAGGGAGACATTCTGATGGAGGCGTAAATATTGGTCTCAAAAAAAAGGCTGTAGTAACTGATGATGACTTACATACTGCTGTTAAGCCTATAATTGAATACAAAGGCTCTGGTGCTCATGGGACTAATTTAGCATCCTCCAGCAGGAATCCTTTAGAAAAACTGGAATATAGTGCAGAGAATGATTTACAAACTTTCAACTGTGAAGCTGGTTGTGCTGGAACAAGCGAAGTTAATGTTAATGAGTCTGAAAACAAATTTCAGGACAATGAAATGATGCTACCATGTGATAGCAGAATTCATATGGCAATAAACAAAGGCAAGGAAAAATCCTTATCAGATGGGGatgcaaatgtaatattatCGAGGGAGGAGAATGACAGTCATTCAAGTGTTGAGAGCTGTAACAGTGCTGGCTTTTTTTCAACAGGTAAGAAGAGACGTAACTTTCAACAACAGTTGATAATTGGGAGTAAAAGAGTCAAAAAGCAAATTGAAGAATCTTCTGGTTTCAAATCCTATGTTAAACAGGATAGCTCATTCATGAACTGGATTTCAAACATGGTGAAAGGACTCCAACAATCAATTCAAAATGATTCAAACACTTTGGCTCTTACCCTTACAAATCCAGATCATCATAATCTACTGCCTGACGAGAAACTTTTCACATGCAATATGAATCAAGATCCCGAGCCAAAAAATACAGGATTCAAGTCCTTTTTTCAGTCCATATATTGTCCAAGCTTGAAGAATGGAGGAACGAGAATGTCTCATCAAGAAGGGAAGAGTAGTGATGATTTAGAGCCAGGTAACATGGAACATGGAATAGATGCTACTCCAATAACCTATTGTGCAGAAAACAATAGCCTTTCCAAACTGCGTTTGCAATCAAATAAGTTTGAAGTATCTATTGGGGGAAATGATGCCGGTCCGTCCTCGCAGCCTAAGGTCAAacctctaaatttttttaactgtcAGGAAAGCAGCAAAAATAACCCAGTGGAGACTAAAAATTATTCCATCTTGGGCCATAGTAAGGACAAGGAAGAAGTGGCATCACATTCATCTTCAACCAAACAAAATACAGATGATAATGATAACATCGATTCCAATGCACTACCTGAtagaaaggaagaagagaatatTTGTCACAGAAGAGATAATCTGGGAAGTCTGTGGATAACTCGTTTTTCTCCAAAATTCACTGCTCCCTTGA encodes:
- the LOC100811424 gene encoding uncharacterized protein isoform X2, coding for MTLAATDPLSEIVWSPDKGLSLKCADSSFAHKNSSPFRDFGTSCMVFAPPQNFTGSSSTTDKPLDDDFVKPIAVVCAKSDIAEADAPTMPPTGDSGVKAKSKAYEEDDIGSVGNKDKVNTAATAPNLPNDQNGNLTNNWEKIIGDQANIGTDKISGIAGNIISAISGQADQGPFNHLLLQSDENRPSMDQNPSPGRHSDGGVNIGLKKKAVVTDDDLHTAVKPIIEYKGSGAHGTNLASSSRNPLEKLEYSAENDLQTFNCEAGCAGTSEVNVNESENKFQDNEMMLPCDSRIHMAINKGKEKSLSDGDANVILSREENDSHSSVESCNSAGFFSTGKKRRNFQQQLIIGSKRVKKQIEESSGFKSYVKQDSSFMNWISNMVKGLQQSIQNDSNTLALTLTNPDHHNLLPDEKLFTCNMNQDPEPKNTGFKSFFQSIYCPSLKNGGTRMSHQEGKSSDDLEPGNMEHGIDATPITYCAENNSLSKLRLQSNKFEVSIGGNDAGPSSQPKVKPLNFFNCQESSKNNPVETKNYSILGHSKDKEEVASHSSSTKQNTDDNDNIDSNALPDRKEEENICHRRDNLGSLWITRFSPKFTAPLREQPANDTEASTDLKEDKGNNDHKSMYMFKPLSSSPGLRNLEPMASMFARRFSAIKHIIPTNATDTTTQVNMLCLFCGTKGHQLSDCSAIAENKLEDLQKNIDSYGGLEEHSCLCIKCFQPNHWAISCPTSISTRKHELKANALVNDCGKQKHLIPSNEESARLLTDEDDRVLSGGSINDETDQRTGQNINLKLKSNEIITHKVGCNASFQKYCGSSLEENKFRENPISSPSKLTERQISHVPKKIFDAVKKLQLSRTDILKCINTHGSISQLDGFFLRLRLGKWEEGLGGTGYHVAYINETQSQRQCPEQNTRKCLSVKVGSIKCMVESQYISNHDFLEEEITEWWSNTSEAGAEIPSEEYLIEKFKKKEMLGL
- the LOC100811424 gene encoding uncharacterized protein isoform X5 is translated as MSAENEKIKPKTDIELFLNNANQCVWKKLNNDSGAGANAASREDMTLAATDPLSEIVWSPDKGDSGVKAKSKAYEEDDIGSVGNKDKVNTAATAPNLPNDQNGNLTNNWEKIIGDQANIGTDKISGIAGNIISAISGQADQGPFNHLLLQSDENRPSMDQNPSPGRHSDGGVNIGLKKKAVVTDDDLHTAVKPIIEYKGSGAHGTNLASSSRNPLEKLEYSAENDLQTFNCEAGCAGTSEVNVNESENKFQDNEMMLPCDSRIHMAINKGKEKSLSDGDANVILSREENDSHSSVESCNSAGFFSTGKKRRNFQQQLIIGSKRVKKQIEESSGFKSYVKQDSSFMNWISNMVKGLQQSIQNDSNTLALTLTNPDHHNLLPDEKLFTCNMNQDPEPKNTGFKSFFQSIYCPSLKNGGTRMSHQEGKSSDDLEPGNMEHGIDATPITYCAENNSLSKLRLQSNKFEVSIGGNDAGPSSQPKVKPLNFFNCQESSKNNPVETKNYSILGHSKDKEEVASHSSSTKQNTDDNDNIDSNALPDRKEEENICHRRDNLGSLWITRFSPKFTAPLREQPANDTEASTDLKEDKGNNDHKSMYMFKPLSSSPGLRNLEPMASMFARRFSAIKHIIPTNATDTTTQVNMLCLFCGTKGHQLSDCSAIAENKLEDLQKNIDSYGGLEEHSCLCIKCFQPNHWAISCPTSISTRKHELKANALVNDCGKQKHLIPSNEESARLLTDEDDRVLSGGSINDETDQRTGQNINLKLKSNEIITHKVGCNASFQKYCGSSLEENKFRENPISSPSKLTERQISHVPKKIFDAVKKLQLSRTDILKCINTHGSISQLDGFFLRLRLGKWEEGLGGTGYHVAYINETQSQRQCPEQNTRKCLSVKVGSIKCMVESQYISNHDFLEEEITEWWSNTSEAGAEIPSEEYLIEKFKKKEMLGL
- the LOC100811424 gene encoding uncharacterized protein isoform X10, yielding MTLAATDPLSEIVWSPDKGDSGVKAKSKAYEEDDIGSVGNKDKVNTAATAPNLPNDQNGNLTNNWEKIIGDQANIGTDKISGIAGNIISAISGQADQGPFNHLLLQSDENRPSMDQNPSPGRHSDGGVNIGLKKKAVVTDDDLHTAVKPIIEYKGSGAHGTNLASSSRNPLEKLEYSAENDLQTFNCEAGCAGTSEVNVNESENKFQDNEMMLPCDSRIHMAINKGKEKSLSDGDANVILSREENDSHSSVESCNSAGFFSTGKKRRNFQQQLIIGSKRVKKQIEESSGFKSYVKQDSSFMNWISNMVKGLQQSIQNDSNTLALTLTNPDHHNLLPDEKLFTCNMNQDPEPKNTGFKSFFQSIYCPSLKNGGTRMSHQEGKSSDDLEPGNMEHGIDATPITYCAENNSLSKLRLQSNKFEVSIGGNDAGPSSQPKVKPLNFFNCQESSKNNPVETKNYSILGHSKDKEEVASHSSSTKQNTDDNDNIDSNALPDRKEEENICHRRDNLGSLWITRFSPKFTAPLREQPANDTEASTDLKEDKGNNDHKSMYMFKPLSSSPGLRNLEPMASMFARRFSAIKHIIPTNATDTTTQVNMLCLFCGTKGHQLSDCSAIAENKLEDLQKNIDSYGGLEEHSCLCIKCFQPNHWAISCPTSISTRKHELKANALVNDCGKQKHLIPSNEESARLLTDEDDRVLSGGSINDETDQRTGQNINLKLKSNEIITHKVGCNASFQKYCGSSLEENKFRENPISSPSKLTERQISHVPKKIFDAVKKLQLSRTDILKCINTHGSISQLDGFFLRLRLGKWEEGLGGTGYHVAYINETQSQRQCPEQNTRKCLSVKVGSIKCMVESQYISNHDFLEEEITEWWSNTSEAGAEIPSEEYLIEKFKKKEMLGL
- the LOC100811424 gene encoding uncharacterized protein isoform X7; translated protein: MTLAATDPLSEIVWSPDKVVCAKSDIAEADAPTMPPTGDSGVKAKSKAYEEDDIGSVGNKDKVNTAATAPNLPNDQNGNLTNNWEKIIGDQANIGTDKISGIAGNIISAISGQADQGPFNHLLLQSDENRPSMDQNPSPGRHSDGGVNIGLKKKAVVTDDDLHTAVKPIIEYKGSGAHGTNLASSSRNPLEKLEYSAENDLQTFNCEAGCAGTSEVNVNESENKFQDNEMMLPCDSRIHMAINKGKEKSLSDGDANVILSREENDSHSSVESCNSAGFFSTGKKRRNFQQQLIIGSKRVKKQIEESSGFKSYVKQDSSFMNWISNMVKGLQQSIQNDSNTLALTLTNPDHHNLLPDEKLFTCNMNQDPEPKNTGFKSFFQSIYCPSLKNGGTRMSHQEGKSSDDLEPGNMEHGIDATPITYCAENNSLSKLRLQSNKFEVSIGGNDAGPSSQPKVKPLNFFNCQESSKNNPVETKNYSILGHSKDKEEVASHSSSTKQNTDDNDNIDSNALPDRKEEENICHRRDNLGSLWITRFSPKFTAPLREQPANDTEASTDLKEDKGNNDHKSMYMFKPLSSSPGLRNLEPMASMFARRFSAIKHIIPTNATDTTTQVNMLCLFCGTKGHQLSDCSAIAENKLEDLQKNIDSYGGLEEHSCLCIKCFQPNHWAISCPTSISTRKHELKANALVNDCGKQKHLIPSNEESARLLTDEDDRVLSGGSINDETDQRTGQNINLKLKSNEIITHKVGCNASFQKYCGSSLEENKFRENPISSPSKLTERQISHVPKKIFDAVKKLQLSRTDILKCINTHGSISQLDGFFLRLRLGKWEEGLGGTGYHVAYINETQSQRQCPEQNTRKCLSVKVGSIKCMVESQYISNHDFLEEEITEWWSNTSEAGAEIPSEEYLIEKFKKKEMLGL
- the LOC100811424 gene encoding uncharacterized protein isoform X3, with product MSAENEKIKPKTDIELFLNNANQCVWKKLNNDSGAGANAASREDMTLAATDPLSEIVWSPDKVVCAKSDIAEADAPTMPPTGDSGVKAKSKAYEEDDIGSVGNKDKVNTAATAPNLPNDQNGNLTNNWEKIIGDQANIGTDKISGIAGNIISAISGQADQGPFNHLLLQSDENRPSMDQNPSPGRHSDGGVNIGLKKKAVVTDDDLHTAVKPIIEYKGSGAHGTNLASSSRNPLEKLEYSAENDLQTFNCEAGCAGTSEVNVNESENKFQDNEMMLPCDSRIHMAINKGKEKSLSDGDANVILSREENDSHSSVESCNSAGFFSTGKKRRNFQQQLIIGSKRVKKQIEESSGFKSYVKQDSSFMNWISNMVKGLQQSIQNDSNTLALTLTNPDHHNLLPDEKLFTCNMNQDPEPKNTGFKSFFQSIYCPSLKNGGTRMSHQEGKSSDDLEPGNMEHGIDATPITYCAENNSLSKLRLQSNKFEVSIGGNDAGPSSQPKVKPLNFFNCQESSKNNPVETKNYSILGHSKDKEEVASHSSSTKQNTDDNDNIDSNALPDRKEEENICHRRDNLGSLWITRFSPKFTAPLREQPANDTEASTDLKEDKGNNDHKSMYMFKPLSSSPGLRNLEPMASMFARRFSAIKHIIPTNATDTTTQVNMLCLFCGTKGHQLSDCSAIAENKLEDLQKNIDSYGGLEEHSCLCIKCFQPNHWAISCPTSISTRKHELKANALVNDCGKQKHLIPSNEESARLLTDEDDRVLSGGSINDETDQRTGQNINLKLKSNEIITHKVGCNASFQKYCGSSLEENKFRENPISSPSKLTERQISHVPKKIFDAVKKLQLSRTDILKCINTHGSISQLDGFFLRLRLGKWEEGLGGTGYHVAYINETQSQRQCPEQNTRKCLSVKVGSIKCMVESQYISNHDFLEEEITEWWSNTSEAGAEIPSEEYLIEKFKKKEMLGL
- the LOC100811424 gene encoding uncharacterized protein isoform X6, with the protein product MSAENEKIKPKTDIELFLNNANQCVWKKLNNDSGAGANAASREDMTLAATDPLSEIVWSPDKGLSLKCADSSFAHKNSSPFRDFGTSCMVFAPPQNFTGSSSTTDKPLDDDFVKPIAVVCAKSDIAEADAPTMPPTGDSGVKAKSKAYEEDDIGSVGNKDKVNTAATAPNLPNDQNGNLTNNWEKIIGDQANIGTDKISGIAGNIISAISGQADQGPFNHLLLQSDENRPSMDQNPSPGRHSDGGVNIGLKKKAVVTDDDLHTAVKPIIEYKGSGAHGTNLASSSRNPLEKLEYSAENDLQTFNCEAGCAGTSEVNVNESENKFQDNEMMLPCDSRIHMAINKGKEKSLSDGDANVILSREENDSHSSVESCNSAGFFSTGKKRRNFQQQLIIGSKRVKKQIEESSGFKSYVKQDSSFMNWISNMVKGLQQSIQNDSNTLALTLTNPDHHNLLPDEKLFTCNMNQDPEPKNTGFKSFFQSIYCPSLKNGGTRMSHQEGKSSDDLEPGNMEHGIDATPITYCAENNSLSKLRLQSNKFEVSIGGNDAGPSSQPKVKPLNFFNCQESSKNNPVETKNYSILGHSKDKEEVASHSSSTKQNTDDNDNIDSNALPDRKEEENICHRRDNLGSLWITRFSPKFTAPLREQPANDTEASTDLKEDKGNNDHKSMYMFKPLSSSPGLRNLEPMASMFARRFSAIKHIIPTNATDTTTQVNMLCLFCGTKGHQLSDCSAIAENKLEDLQKNIDSYGGLEEHSCLCIKCFQPNHWAISCPTSISTRKHELKANALVNDCGKQKHLIPSNEESARLLTDEDDRVLSGGSINDETDQRTGQNINLKLKSNEIITHKVGCNASFQKYCGSSLEENKFRENPISSPSKLTERQISHVPKKIFDAVKKLQLSRTDILKDPVPETVPRAEYKKMSLGESGEYQVYG